A window of Malania oleifera isolate guangnan ecotype guangnan chromosome 5, ASM2987363v1, whole genome shotgun sequence contains these coding sequences:
- the LOC131155180 gene encoding auxin-induced protein 15A-like has protein sequence MGVHFPRIVPAKHILQRVLSTQRVADVPKGHFVVYVGELCKKRFVVPISYLKHPSFQNLLSQAEEEFGFDHPMGGLTIPCDVEDFIDLTDSLNCS, from the coding sequence ATGGGTGTCCATTTTCCCAGAATTGTTCCTGCCAAGCATATTCTGCAGCGAGTTCTTTCTACTCAGCGTGTTGCAGACGTACCCAAAGGCCACTTTGTCGTTTATGTAGGAGAATTGTGCAAGAAGCGGTTTGTGGTTCCAATATCTTATTTGAAGCATCCTTCATTCCAGAATTTGTTGAGTCAAGCTGAAGAAGAGTTTGGGTTTGATCATCCTATGGGAGGTCTCACAATCCCATGTGACGTAGAGGACTTCATTGATCTCACTGATAGCTTGAATTGCTCATGA
- the LOC131155177 gene encoding auxin-induced protein 15A-like, producing MGVRFPGIVPAKQILQRVLPSPRIKDVPKGHFVVYVGEICKKRFVVPISYLKHPSFHNLLSQAEEEFGFDHPMGGLTIPCNVEDFIDLTHGLNSS from the coding sequence ATGGGTGTCCGTTTTCCCGGAATTGTTCCAGCCAAGCAGATTCTGCAGCGAGTTCTTCCTAGTCCACGTATTAAAGATGTACCCAAAGGCCACTTTGTTGTTTATGTTGGAGAAATATGCAAGAAGCGGTTTGTAGTTCCAATATCTTATTTGAAGCATCCTTCATTCCATAATTTGTTGAGTCAAGCTGAAGAAGAGTTTGGGTTTGATCATCCTATGGGAGGTCTCACAATCCCATGCAACGTAGAAGACTTCATTGATCTCACTCATGGCTTGAATAGCTCATGA
- the LOC131155183 gene encoding auxin-induced protein 15A-like: MGVRFHGIVPAKQILQGVLPRPRITDVPKGHFVVYVGEICKKRFVVPISYLKHPSFYNLLSQAEEEFGFDHPMGGLTIPCNIEDFIDLTNGLNCS, encoded by the coding sequence ATGGGTGTCCGTTTCCACGGAATTGTTCCTGCCAAGCAGATTCTGCAGGGAGTTCTTCCTCGTCCACGTATTACAGATGTACCCAAAGGCCACTTTGTTGTTTATGTTGGAGAAATATGCAAGAAGCGGTTTGTAGTTCCAATATCTTATTTGAAGCATCCTTCATTCTATAATTTGTTGAGTCAAGCTGAAGAAGAGTTTGGGTTTGATCATCCTATGGGAGGTCTCACAATCCCATGCAACATAGAAGACTTCATTGATCTCACTAATGGCTTGAATTGCTCATGA
- the LOC131155178 gene encoding auxin-responsive protein SAUR21-like: MGVHFPRIVPAKHILQRVLSTQRVADVPKGHFVVYVGELCKKRFVVPISYLKHPSFQNLLSQAEEEFGFDHPVGGLTIPCDVEDFINLTDSLNCS; this comes from the coding sequence ATGGGTGTCCATTTTCCCAGAATTGTTCCTGCCAAGCATATTCTGCAGCGAGTTCTTTCTACTCAGCGTGTTGCAGACGTACCCAAAGGCCACTTTGTCGTTTATGTAGGAGAATTGTGCAAGAAGCGGTTTGTGGTTCCAATATCTTATTTGAAGCATCCTTCATTCCAGAATTTGTTGAGTCAAGCTGAAGAAGAGTTTGGGTTTGATCATCCTGTGGGAGGTCTCACAATCCCATGTGACGTAGAGGACTTCATTAATCTCACTGATAGCTTGAATTGCTCATGA